Proteins co-encoded in one Montipora capricornis isolate CH-2021 chromosome 12, ASM3666992v2, whole genome shotgun sequence genomic window:
- the LOC138027515 gene encoding adhesion G protein-coupled receptor E2-like isoform X1, which yields MFFLFLNMAAFFNAFLSIMVTTDIVAGYSALDCPVFTFEQGADRWLKHGSAFRHQPIFGGTPDASGHAGHQGNWLIDSSRNVTSPCRWQNASLGEDAVGTMTSPPFVIRSSGLSFLIGGGCDFQKVRMEILLNGSTVISRTGNCQTQMMRIRVNVAPYIGQIVTIKLVDSALGNWGHILFDDLRHEVPCEALISCVGQGQMCQTPSIQQDSGYNCSCGLTLPSVLSCDGNKTCTIPHGNCRSFCTDSETNCHCRECTCVSGYSFNTSSQSCGDIDECQSGTHDCQHTCINTNGGFQCSCLIGYKLNGDKKSCVDDDECTTNNGGCDHVCVNSIGSYLCVCNQGWSVNPADKRTCIDNDECSLNPNLCSQICVNTLGSYTCGCLPGYKLSADNSECKDINECLINNGGCQFRCSNTPGSFQCSCESGYQLKSDGRTCVDIDECSTGQSSCSQVCVNTPGSFNCSCLQGYQLQDDQSSCFDINECQLNKSDCLQICENVVGGYKCSCFNGYQLSADGRNCSDVDECSHNNGGCRQVCVNTLGGFNCSCFSGYRIVFDDETPACNNSCIANNSCPKNCPDRNCDDVNECDTGDACAQECTNTDGSYRCSCLHGFIAADDGRSCIDVDECQMSETMGCARCVNTPGGFNCICPEGLTFNGKNQICREKNIVGITLTEGQHQIANAAHVATLVAVTKLVSRTVSDMKKMSSEELNKTLSVLKNLSAKIQLFNTTEGQARELLTGVGVMVSSMMEKENEISWKRFTDEKGVAPTTILPEALEKAVSAVIYSLNKDTNTRLSLVVSTPNLDMQVYTQKRQAFEGSKSPKNSPNFVELPKSVVKDSQHNNDTVGISLALLKGMENILSHSSSNSRGDNLNSAIIVATVINVSPEHLANLKEPVILRFKHLKKDARQHKCSFQNETAIGEFPKDASKHWSSVGCKRVNGTDEFTVCHCYHLTSYGLIMDVHNIYDKLDDVHKETLKYISLIGCCISIFFCFLATLGFLLALKKPHEKKTRRETYCLHINLVIAIGLAQVCFVAGTFIVSVNVLACRIISIATHYFLSASFCWMLAEGIHIYNKIVRVFSNKKYNKVFGALGWGAPVLLVLASAGVSFHEYGPHNVCWLSGELIWIFAGPVLIVITINCFILVNVIYVLLTKTMVKAGEENADGKSNARRSIKITVVLLPLLGLTWVFGFMAVDENTIFFHYLFAVVNSLQGIFIFFAHGWINDSVRESLLEKLPNLQNMRKRYEVSRSRGKHQQTFNSSVSLEAATASTTSVRLMTINRSPTNSRKFSDGLPLKLVNFEQKLAGIPDKAYDENSVKLVNMGKLQTGVFDGAAERLSNKTTPMECQKKSKSSMQLVSSDDIPITPKQAYDNPTYAFWNKKRTYSVQDFQVKSKEDL from the exons CTCTAGACTGTCCAGTGTTTACTTTCGAGCAAGGCGCGGACAGATGGCTCAAACACGGCAGCGCCTTTCGTCATCAGCCAATTTTTGGTGGAACACCAGACGCCTCTGGGCATGCTGGTCACCAAGGCAACTGGTTGATTGATTCTTCCAGAAATGTAACCTCGCCTTGTCGATGGCAGAATGCGTCGCTTGGGGAGGATGCCGTTGGAACCATGACGTCACCACCATTCGTCATCAGGAGCTCTGGgttgtcttttttgattggcg GTGGTTGTGATTTTCAGAAAGTCCGCATGGAAATCTTATTGAACGGTAGTACAGTTATATCTAGAACTGGAAATTGTCAGACGCAAATGATGAGAATAAGAGTGAATGTGGCGCCTTATATTGGTCAAATTGTTACAATTAAACTGGTGGACTCTGCCCTTGGGAATTGGGGACACATTCTGTTCGATGACTTAAGACATGAAGTACCCTGTGAAG CTCTGATAAGTTGCGTCGGCCAAGGACAAATGTGTCAAACACCGTCCATACAGCAAGATTCTGGCTACAATTGTTCGTGCGGTCTAACGCTTCCGAGCGTCCTGTCTTGTGATGGAAATAAAACGTGTACGATTCCTCATGGAAACTGTCGATCATTTTGCACTGATTCTGAAACCAACTGTCATTGTCGGGAGTGCACATGTGTCAGCGGGTACTCGTTCAACACAAGCAGTCAATCGTGTGGTGACATTGATGAATGTCAATCAGGCACACATGACTGTCAACACACGTGTATTAACACAAATGGTGGGTTCCAGTGTTCTTGTTTGATTGGTTACAAACTCAACGGTGACAAAAAGTCTTGCGTGGATGATGACGAATGTACAACCAACAATGGCGGATGCGACCATGTCTGCGTGAACAGCATCGGTAGTTATCTCTGTGTGTGTAACCAGGGCTGGTCAGTAAATCCAGCAGATAAGAGGACTTGTATTGATAACGACGAATGTAGTTTGAACCCAAATCTGTGCTCTCAGATCTGTGTGAACACTTTAGGAAGTTACACCTGCGGCTGCCTGCCGGGTTACAAGCTTTCCGCTGACAATTCAGAATGCAAAGATATCAACGAATGCCTCATCAATAATGGCGGATGTCAATTTCGTTGTTCAAATACTCCAGGGAGTTTTCAATGCTCATGTGAATCTGGCTACCAGCTCAAAAGTGATGGCCGGACATGTGTAGATATCGACGAATGTAGCACTGGCCAGTCAAGTTGTTCACAAGTGTGTGTGAACACTCCAGGGTCCTTCAACTGTTCTTGTTTACAGGGATACCAGCTACAGGATGACCAGAGCTCTTGTTTTGACATCAATGAATGTCAACTAAATAAAAGTGACTGTCTACAGATCTGTGAAAACGTGGTCGGGGGATACAAATGCTCATGTTTCAACGGCTATCAACTTTCAGCTGACGGCAGAAACTGCTCCGATGTTGACGAGTGTTCGCACAACAACGGAGGCTGTCGTCAAGTGTGTGTGAACACGCTAGGGGGGTtcaattgttcttgtttttcagGTTACCGAATTGTGTTTGATGATGAAACCCCTGCATGCAACAATAGTTGCATTGCAAACAATTCATGCCCAAAGAATTGCCCGGACAGAAACTGTGACGACGTAAATGAATGTGACACTGGCGATGCATGCGCACAAGAATGTACGAACACTGATGGCAGCTACCGCTGTTCATGTTTGCATGGATTTATTGCGGCAGACGATGGTCGATCTTGCATTGACGTGGACGAGTGTCAAATGAGTGAAACTATGGGTTGCGCAAGATGCGTCAATACGCCAGGAGGCTTTAACTGCATATGCCCGGAAGGCTTAACATTTAATGGCAAGAATCAAATATGTCGAG aaaaaaatattgtggGAATCACTTTGACAGAAGGACAACACCAAATTGCG AATGCTGCCCATGTAGCCACGCTAGTTGCGGTAACAAAGCTCGTCTCTCGTACAGTGAGTGATATGAAGAAAATGAGCAGCGAGGAACTGAACAAGACACTAAGTGTTTTGAAGAATCTATCGGCGAAGATTCAGCTTTTTAATACAACAGAGGGACAAGCTAGAGAACTTCTAACG GGTGTTGGCGTAATGGTCAGCTCTAtgatggaaaaagaaaatgaaatatcGTGGAAACGATTCACGGATGAGAAG GGAGTGGCACCAACCACCATCCTTCCAGAAGCTCTGGAAAAAGCTGTTAGCGCGGTGATTTACTCACTGAACAAGGACACCAATACACGGCTTTCACTGGTCGTGTCTACTCCAAATCTAG ATATGCAAGTGTACACACAAAAAAGACAGGCATTTGAAGGCTCAAAATCTCCAAAGAATTCGCCAAACTTTGTGGAGCTTCCCAAGTCGGTGGTAAAAGATAGCCAGCATAACAACG ATACGGTTGGAATATCCCTGGCTCTTCTCAAAGGAATGGAGAACATTTTATCTCACTCCTCGTCAAACTCAAGGGGTGACAACTTAAATTCCGCGATTATTGTAGCCACAGTTATCAACGTGAGTCCGGAGCATCTAGCAAATCTAAAGGAACCTGTAATTTTACGCTTCAAACATTTGAAG AAAGATGCACGACAGCATAAATGCAGCTTCCAAAACGAAACAGCCAT CGGTGAGTTTCCAAAGGATGCTTCCAAACACTGGTCCTCTGTCGGCTGCAAGAGAGTTAACGGAACAGATGAATTCACAGTCTGTCACTGCTATCACCTAACGAGTTATGGACTTATTATGGACGTACACAACATTTAT GACAAATTGGATGATGTTCACAAGGAAACTTTGAAATACATCTCACTGATTGGCTGTTGCATCTCTATTTTCTTCTGTTTCCTGGCAACTTTGGGATTTTTGCTTGCCCT GAAAAAGCCACATGAAAAGAAAACGCGTCGAGAAACATACTGTCTTCACATTAACCTTGTTATTGCGATCGGTTTGGCACAAGTTTGCTTTGTGGCTGGAACGTTCATTGTTTCTGTCAACGTG CTTGCTTGCAGGATCATCTCCATTGCAACTCATTACTTTCTCAGTGCATCATTTTGCTGGATGTTAGCGGAAGGGATCCATATTTACAACAAGATTGTTCGAGTGTTCAGCAACAAAAAGTATAACAAGGTGTTTGGTGCACTTGGCTGGG GAGCTCCTGTACTTCTCGTCTTGGCTTCAGCTGGTGTTTCATTTCATGAATACGGTCCCCACAACGT TTGCTGGTTGTCTGGGGAACTTATCTGGATTTTCGCTGGACCTGTGTTGATTGTTATCACA atCAATTGTTTTATCCTGGTCAACGTTATATACGTTTTGCTGACAAAGACCATGGTGAAAGCGGGAGAGGAGAACGCAGATGGTAAATCAAACGCAAG GCGCAGTATCAAGATAACTGTGGTCTTGCTGCCACTTCTCGGTCTCACTTGGGTGTTCGGATTTATGGCAGTCGACGAAAACACAATCTTCTTTCATTACCTTTTCGCCGTTGTCAATTCTTTACAG GGgatcttcattttctttgccCATGGTTGGATCAACGATTCA GTGCGAGAATCCCTCCTCGAAAAACTGCCAAATCTCCAGAACATGAGAAAAAGATACGAGGTTAGTAGATCCCGAGGAAAACATCAGCAGACTTTCAACAGCAGTGTGTCGTTGGAAGCCGCCACTGCAAGCACCACATCTGTCAGGCTCATGACAATCAACAGGTCGCCGACGAATTCCCGAAAGTTTTCCGACGGGCTTCCGTTGAAACTGGTCAACTTTGAGCAAAAACTGGCGGGAATACCTGACAAAGCGTACGATGAGAACTCGGTAAAGCTTGTGAATATGGGTAAATTACAAACGGGTGTGTTTGATGGAGCGGCTGAGAGACTTTCCAACAAAACAACGCCCATGGAATGCCAAAAAAAGTCGAAATCATCGATGCAACTCGTTTCATCCGATGATATCCCGATTACCCCAAAACAAGCTTACGACAATCCAACCTATGCGTTTTGGAACAAAAAACGCACTTACAGCGTTCAAGACTTTCAAGTGAAGAGTAAAGAAGATCTATAA
- the LOC138027515 gene encoding adhesion G protein-coupled receptor E2-like isoform X2, whose protein sequence is MTSPPFVIRSSGLSFLIGGGCDFQKVRMEILLNGSTVISRTGNCQTQMMRIRVNVAPYIGQIVTIKLVDSALGNWGHILFDDLRHEVPCEALISCVGQGQMCQTPSIQQDSGYNCSCGLTLPSVLSCDGNKTCTIPHGNCRSFCTDSETNCHCRECTCVSGYSFNTSSQSCGDIDECQSGTHDCQHTCINTNGGFQCSCLIGYKLNGDKKSCVDDDECTTNNGGCDHVCVNSIGSYLCVCNQGWSVNPADKRTCIDNDECSLNPNLCSQICVNTLGSYTCGCLPGYKLSADNSECKDINECLINNGGCQFRCSNTPGSFQCSCESGYQLKSDGRTCVDIDECSTGQSSCSQVCVNTPGSFNCSCLQGYQLQDDQSSCFDINECQLNKSDCLQICENVVGGYKCSCFNGYQLSADGRNCSDVDECSHNNGGCRQVCVNTLGGFNCSCFSGYRIVFDDETPACNNSCIANNSCPKNCPDRNCDDVNECDTGDACAQECTNTDGSYRCSCLHGFIAADDGRSCIDVDECQMSETMGCARCVNTPGGFNCICPEGLTFNGKNQICREKNIVGITLTEGQHQIANAAHVATLVAVTKLVSRTVSDMKKMSSEELNKTLSVLKNLSAKIQLFNTTEGQARELLTGVGVMVSSMMEKENEISWKRFTDEKGVAPTTILPEALEKAVSAVIYSLNKDTNTRLSLVVSTPNLDMQVYTQKRQAFEGSKSPKNSPNFVELPKSVVKDSQHNNDTVGISLALLKGMENILSHSSSNSRGDNLNSAIIVATVINVSPEHLANLKEPVILRFKHLKKDARQHKCSFQNETAIGEFPKDASKHWSSVGCKRVNGTDEFTVCHCYHLTSYGLIMDVHNIYDKLDDVHKETLKYISLIGCCISIFFCFLATLGFLLALKKPHEKKTRRETYCLHINLVIAIGLAQVCFVAGTFIVSVNVLACRIISIATHYFLSASFCWMLAEGIHIYNKIVRVFSNKKYNKVFGALGWGAPVLLVLASAGVSFHEYGPHNVCWLSGELIWIFAGPVLIVITINCFILVNVIYVLLTKTMVKAGEENADGKSNARRSIKITVVLLPLLGLTWVFGFMAVDENTIFFHYLFAVVNSLQGIFIFFAHGWINDSVRESLLEKLPNLQNMRKRYEVSRSRGKHQQTFNSSVSLEAATASTTSVRLMTINRSPTNSRKFSDGLPLKLVNFEQKLAGIPDKAYDENSVKLVNMGKLQTGVFDGAAERLSNKTTPMECQKKSKSSMQLVSSDDIPITPKQAYDNPTYAFWNKKRTYSVQDFQVKSKEDL, encoded by the exons ATGACGTCACCACCATTCGTCATCAGGAGCTCTGGgttgtcttttttgattggcg GTGGTTGTGATTTTCAGAAAGTCCGCATGGAAATCTTATTGAACGGTAGTACAGTTATATCTAGAACTGGAAATTGTCAGACGCAAATGATGAGAATAAGAGTGAATGTGGCGCCTTATATTGGTCAAATTGTTACAATTAAACTGGTGGACTCTGCCCTTGGGAATTGGGGACACATTCTGTTCGATGACTTAAGACATGAAGTACCCTGTGAAG CTCTGATAAGTTGCGTCGGCCAAGGACAAATGTGTCAAACACCGTCCATACAGCAAGATTCTGGCTACAATTGTTCGTGCGGTCTAACGCTTCCGAGCGTCCTGTCTTGTGATGGAAATAAAACGTGTACGATTCCTCATGGAAACTGTCGATCATTTTGCACTGATTCTGAAACCAACTGTCATTGTCGGGAGTGCACATGTGTCAGCGGGTACTCGTTCAACACAAGCAGTCAATCGTGTGGTGACATTGATGAATGTCAATCAGGCACACATGACTGTCAACACACGTGTATTAACACAAATGGTGGGTTCCAGTGTTCTTGTTTGATTGGTTACAAACTCAACGGTGACAAAAAGTCTTGCGTGGATGATGACGAATGTACAACCAACAATGGCGGATGCGACCATGTCTGCGTGAACAGCATCGGTAGTTATCTCTGTGTGTGTAACCAGGGCTGGTCAGTAAATCCAGCAGATAAGAGGACTTGTATTGATAACGACGAATGTAGTTTGAACCCAAATCTGTGCTCTCAGATCTGTGTGAACACTTTAGGAAGTTACACCTGCGGCTGCCTGCCGGGTTACAAGCTTTCCGCTGACAATTCAGAATGCAAAGATATCAACGAATGCCTCATCAATAATGGCGGATGTCAATTTCGTTGTTCAAATACTCCAGGGAGTTTTCAATGCTCATGTGAATCTGGCTACCAGCTCAAAAGTGATGGCCGGACATGTGTAGATATCGACGAATGTAGCACTGGCCAGTCAAGTTGTTCACAAGTGTGTGTGAACACTCCAGGGTCCTTCAACTGTTCTTGTTTACAGGGATACCAGCTACAGGATGACCAGAGCTCTTGTTTTGACATCAATGAATGTCAACTAAATAAAAGTGACTGTCTACAGATCTGTGAAAACGTGGTCGGGGGATACAAATGCTCATGTTTCAACGGCTATCAACTTTCAGCTGACGGCAGAAACTGCTCCGATGTTGACGAGTGTTCGCACAACAACGGAGGCTGTCGTCAAGTGTGTGTGAACACGCTAGGGGGGTtcaattgttcttgtttttcagGTTACCGAATTGTGTTTGATGATGAAACCCCTGCATGCAACAATAGTTGCATTGCAAACAATTCATGCCCAAAGAATTGCCCGGACAGAAACTGTGACGACGTAAATGAATGTGACACTGGCGATGCATGCGCACAAGAATGTACGAACACTGATGGCAGCTACCGCTGTTCATGTTTGCATGGATTTATTGCGGCAGACGATGGTCGATCTTGCATTGACGTGGACGAGTGTCAAATGAGTGAAACTATGGGTTGCGCAAGATGCGTCAATACGCCAGGAGGCTTTAACTGCATATGCCCGGAAGGCTTAACATTTAATGGCAAGAATCAAATATGTCGAG aaaaaaatattgtggGAATCACTTTGACAGAAGGACAACACCAAATTGCG AATGCTGCCCATGTAGCCACGCTAGTTGCGGTAACAAAGCTCGTCTCTCGTACAGTGAGTGATATGAAGAAAATGAGCAGCGAGGAACTGAACAAGACACTAAGTGTTTTGAAGAATCTATCGGCGAAGATTCAGCTTTTTAATACAACAGAGGGACAAGCTAGAGAACTTCTAACG GGTGTTGGCGTAATGGTCAGCTCTAtgatggaaaaagaaaatgaaatatcGTGGAAACGATTCACGGATGAGAAG GGAGTGGCACCAACCACCATCCTTCCAGAAGCTCTGGAAAAAGCTGTTAGCGCGGTGATTTACTCACTGAACAAGGACACCAATACACGGCTTTCACTGGTCGTGTCTACTCCAAATCTAG ATATGCAAGTGTACACACAAAAAAGACAGGCATTTGAAGGCTCAAAATCTCCAAAGAATTCGCCAAACTTTGTGGAGCTTCCCAAGTCGGTGGTAAAAGATAGCCAGCATAACAACG ATACGGTTGGAATATCCCTGGCTCTTCTCAAAGGAATGGAGAACATTTTATCTCACTCCTCGTCAAACTCAAGGGGTGACAACTTAAATTCCGCGATTATTGTAGCCACAGTTATCAACGTGAGTCCGGAGCATCTAGCAAATCTAAAGGAACCTGTAATTTTACGCTTCAAACATTTGAAG AAAGATGCACGACAGCATAAATGCAGCTTCCAAAACGAAACAGCCAT CGGTGAGTTTCCAAAGGATGCTTCCAAACACTGGTCCTCTGTCGGCTGCAAGAGAGTTAACGGAACAGATGAATTCACAGTCTGTCACTGCTATCACCTAACGAGTTATGGACTTATTATGGACGTACACAACATTTAT GACAAATTGGATGATGTTCACAAGGAAACTTTGAAATACATCTCACTGATTGGCTGTTGCATCTCTATTTTCTTCTGTTTCCTGGCAACTTTGGGATTTTTGCTTGCCCT GAAAAAGCCACATGAAAAGAAAACGCGTCGAGAAACATACTGTCTTCACATTAACCTTGTTATTGCGATCGGTTTGGCACAAGTTTGCTTTGTGGCTGGAACGTTCATTGTTTCTGTCAACGTG CTTGCTTGCAGGATCATCTCCATTGCAACTCATTACTTTCTCAGTGCATCATTTTGCTGGATGTTAGCGGAAGGGATCCATATTTACAACAAGATTGTTCGAGTGTTCAGCAACAAAAAGTATAACAAGGTGTTTGGTGCACTTGGCTGGG GAGCTCCTGTACTTCTCGTCTTGGCTTCAGCTGGTGTTTCATTTCATGAATACGGTCCCCACAACGT TTGCTGGTTGTCTGGGGAACTTATCTGGATTTTCGCTGGACCTGTGTTGATTGTTATCACA atCAATTGTTTTATCCTGGTCAACGTTATATACGTTTTGCTGACAAAGACCATGGTGAAAGCGGGAGAGGAGAACGCAGATGGTAAATCAAACGCAAG GCGCAGTATCAAGATAACTGTGGTCTTGCTGCCACTTCTCGGTCTCACTTGGGTGTTCGGATTTATGGCAGTCGACGAAAACACAATCTTCTTTCATTACCTTTTCGCCGTTGTCAATTCTTTACAG GGgatcttcattttctttgccCATGGTTGGATCAACGATTCA GTGCGAGAATCCCTCCTCGAAAAACTGCCAAATCTCCAGAACATGAGAAAAAGATACGAGGTTAGTAGATCCCGAGGAAAACATCAGCAGACTTTCAACAGCAGTGTGTCGTTGGAAGCCGCCACTGCAAGCACCACATCTGTCAGGCTCATGACAATCAACAGGTCGCCGACGAATTCCCGAAAGTTTTCCGACGGGCTTCCGTTGAAACTGGTCAACTTTGAGCAAAAACTGGCGGGAATACCTGACAAAGCGTACGATGAGAACTCGGTAAAGCTTGTGAATATGGGTAAATTACAAACGGGTGTGTTTGATGGAGCGGCTGAGAGACTTTCCAACAAAACAACGCCCATGGAATGCCAAAAAAAGTCGAAATCATCGATGCAACTCGTTTCATCCGATGATATCCCGATTACCCCAAAACAAGCTTACGACAATCCAACCTATGCGTTTTGGAACAAAAAACGCACTTACAGCGTTCAAGACTTTCAAGTGAAGAGTAAAGAAGATCTATAA
- the LOC138026833 gene encoding calcium homeostasis modulator protein 6-like gives MGSEQYAEILRTVEVPVKTSLITLVLYGLKVFLQQIVFSCPSDHHVTYASLFICGPAVILFCLSMLISESFWTLVTGCCRLKTRTRRLVWWRSRKSVFLSFLPPYLWVIFAFMEGDFYACLILGPLRVAKLKAANSTALIAVQEQYISAKSVSAIISWMMAIVLTVSVTVAVTLTRLLAKVDPKLKGEIEFDEIEAQEAAKLWNARLSFLAKAQASKVMEKVDKISQDSDVVEQVKRGEAYLCELYPKFGGVVSGHFRDYNWIPEGVHLTDEQEDFSDRRTTSVNQLLINSKKVKDYGVRHTTSL, from the coding sequence ATGGGTAGTGAGCAGTATGCGGAGATTTTAAGAACTGTTGAAGTTCcggtgaaaaccagccttataACACTCGTTTTGTATGGCTTGAAAGTCTTTCTACAACAGATTGTTTTCAGTTGTCCGAGCGATCACCATGTCACCTATGCTTCTCTGTTCATTTGCGGACCTGCCGTGATTTTGTTTtgcctttcaatgttgatatcAGAGTCATTTTGGACTCTAGTCACTGGCTGCTGTCGGCTAAAAACGAGAACACGGCGGCTAGTGTGGTGGAGATCGAGAAAAAGCGTTTTTCTATCTTTCCTTCCTCCGTATCTTTGGGTAATCTTTGCCTTTATGGAGGGAGATTTCTACGCGTGCTTAATCCTTGGGCCTTTGAGAGTCGCCAAACTAAAAGCAGCGAATTCAACAGCTTTGATAGCAGTCCAAGAACAGTACATTTCTGCAAAGAGCGTGTCGGCAATTATTTCATGGATGATGGCGATCGTTTTGACGGTCAGCGTGACAGTAGCTGTCACGCTAACTCGCCTACTTGCGAAAGTTGATCCAAAACTTAAAGGAGAAATTGAATTTGACGAGATCGAAGCTCAGGAAGCAGCGAAGTTATGGAACGCTAGGTTATCGTTCCTGGCAAAGGCTCAGGCTTCTAAAGTGATGGAAAAAGTCGACAAGATTTCACAAGATTCAGACGTGGTGGAGCAGGTGAAACGAGGCGAGGCGTACTTGTGTGAGCTGTATCCGAAATTTGGTGGTGTGGTAAGCGGGCATTTCCGTGATTATAACTGGATACCAGAGGGTGTTCACCTTACGGATGAACAAGAAGACTTTTCTGATCGCAGAACAACATCTGTGAATCAGCTCTTAataaattcaaagaaagtgaaaGACTATGGTGTACGTCACACAACCAGCCTCTGA